The following proteins are co-located in the Spinactinospora alkalitolerans genome:
- a CDS encoding helix-turn-helix domain-containing protein, with amino-acid sequence MRMAASPTVRRRQLSAILKQMRQAAGLSLDEVAKRVEWSRAKVGHIETGQRKRPSVVEVKALLKEYEVAESDPRYGAVLGLVRQGQQRGWWTRYDDILTGSYVELEAEATAIGHYEAFAVPGLLQTPGYIRALQRARLDRDPKDVQRAIDARLRRQEILTRPDPPAVRVVIEEHALLRLAGDPALMREQVQHLITLADTSTNVTVQVLPTSAGVHAGATGPFVIMDFAEPASPVVYLETYTDGLYLEREAEIAQYRLLWDHIRTSALDEEKTVPHLRRMIT; translated from the coding sequence ATGCGCATGGCGGCAAGTCCCACTGTGCGACGGCGCCAGCTTTCGGCGATCCTCAAACAGATGCGGCAGGCAGCGGGTCTGTCTCTCGACGAAGTCGCCAAACGTGTGGAGTGGTCGCGCGCGAAGGTCGGCCACATCGAGACCGGTCAGCGCAAACGCCCATCCGTTGTCGAGGTCAAAGCACTACTGAAGGAATACGAGGTCGCTGAAAGCGATCCGCGTTACGGCGCTGTCCTCGGGCTCGTCCGCCAGGGGCAGCAGCGCGGATGGTGGACCCGCTACGACGACATCCTCACCGGCTCCTACGTGGAGTTGGAGGCCGAGGCCACGGCGATCGGCCACTACGAAGCATTTGCCGTGCCCGGTCTACTGCAGACGCCGGGATACATCCGGGCGCTCCAGCGGGCCAGGCTCGATCGCGATCCGAAGGACGTCCAACGTGCCATCGACGCAAGGCTGCGTCGTCAGGAAATCCTGACTCGTCCAGATCCACCGGCCGTACGGGTCGTTATAGAAGAGCATGCACTACTACGCCTCGCCGGTGACCCTGCGTTGATGCGTGAACAGGTGCAGCACCTGATCACTCTCGCCGACACATCCACCAATGTGACGGTTCAAGTTCTGCCGACCAGTGCCGGAGTGCACGCCGGCGCAACCGGGCCCTTTGTGATCATGGATTTCGCCGAACCTGCATCGCCCGTGGTCTATTTGGAGACCTACACGGACGGCCTGTATCTGGAACGCGAAGCCGAAATCGCCCAATATCGGCTGCTGTGGGACCACATCCGCACATCGGCGCTCGATGAGGAGAAGACGGTCCCTCATCTCCGAAGGATGATCACCTAG
- a CDS encoding DUF397 domain-containing protein, protein MYSLPDAAWRTSSYTQQQNCVEVADTPGVTGVRDTKNRDLGALAFPSAEWCALVEAARRGLL, encoded by the coding sequence ATGTACTCGCTCCCCGATGCCGCATGGCGCACTTCCTCTTATACACAGCAGCAGAACTGTGTGGAGGTCGCCGACACTCCCGGTGTAACCGGCGTACGCGACACGAAGAACCGTGACCTCGGCGCGCTGGCGTTCCCCTCCGCCGAGTGGTGCGCACTGGTGGAAGCTGCACGGCGCGGTCTGCTGTAA